A part of Spirochaetae bacterium HGW-Spirochaetae-1 genomic DNA contains:
- a CDS encoding DUF2784 domain-containing protein: MIPAGLLTILDRFFLLFHTVFTLFNIFGWIWRKTRKIHLVTMGLTAMSWFILGIWYGWGYCFCTDWHWQVREALHNPIASYSYIHFLIHEISGRWLDPDLVDRATLGVFITALTLTLHLNLRDRRKSRDSASRISVK; this comes from the coding sequence ATGATACCAGCAGGACTACTCACCATCCTGGACCGTTTTTTCCTTCTTTTTCATACGGTCTTCACTCTCTTCAACATTTTCGGATGGATATGGCGAAAGACCCGTAAAATTCACCTCGTCACCATGGGCCTCACGGCCATGTCATGGTTCATTCTGGGCATCTGGTACGGATGGGGATACTGCTTCTGCACGGACTGGCACTGGCAGGTCCGGGAGGCTCTGCACAACCCCATAGCCTCTTACTCCTACATACACTTCCTCATTCATGAAATCAGCGGCCGGTGGCTCGACCCGGACCTGGTGGACAGGGCCACGCTGGGGGTATTCATCACGGCCCTGACTCTGACTCTTCATCTGAATCTTCGCGACCGGCGGAAAAGCAGGGACAGCGCTTCACGAATCAGCGTGAAATGA